A portion of the Stigmatella aurantiaca DW4/3-1 genome contains these proteins:
- a CDS encoding discoidin domain-containing protein: MNSISHLYQCARSAWSRWACAYASALLVGLMAFSPAAAQAQVNLAKGKTVTTSSNDGVFTGPSAVDGDAGTRWSSGFTDNEWIYVDLGASTSISRVTLNWETAYGKSYKIQVSANATTWTDVATVTNGDGGIDDLTVSGTGRYVRMLGVQRAIGYGYSLWEFEVYASGGGGSTGDLAKGKPATASSIENADPNLAPAYAFDGNAGTRWSSVAADPQWIRVDLGSAQQIGQVVLDWEGAYGKTYTIDGSTDDVNWTTLASISSGAPGREEINVSGTARYVRMRGTERGTGYGYSLWSFEVYKSGGGTTPPPQSGNQTIKLTFPDVAYAKINVSPTPLSVSPTPPEGLATPSVVNKGVFTYSLTFPANTTVTMSKNQYSGSVPNTDIRLVVTTSSGTQRAQTVTALAVQDAQWQVEVFSTGTTPPPSGGPIIPDPYVRPAPPPTAGAFAVNAPADGAMITNTRRPTLSWAAVTGASSYKVYVNITRNDYDWMAPGNLLNRFTEVGNVTGTSFTLNQDLVDRWTYKWYVVAQLSGGSTSRSNLRTFSVYLPKVETANDGVNLINGMRDLNKNGTIEPYEDWHNPIATRVNDLMGRLTLHEKALQLFFNAKEFPGAGFTMGPLSTEDITNFQVTAARTRLGIPIVDAGDSIHGFKTSWPTQPGLAASRNVQNAWEMGDMQRREQIAVGSRGTLSPLAEVGTKVLYPRIQEGSGEDADLAAGLTRALIAGLQGGPEVNPHSVWVTTKHWPGQGAGGEGGIVYDGTTIHYHMRPWHAAIEANTSGIMPGYAGSSLLGPEGGGAGDNVGILNYLRQNMGYTGIICTDWLPDSAWINAAKAGSDVMGGANPGQMGNFETSVPIARLDEAVRRVLDLKFRLGVFEDPYREGAAGTSAWHTADNKFLARRASQESLTLLKNDGALPLRLGAGSRIVVAGPRADDPSCMVTWRSDFHGTEFGDPTIYQAIKARAEAAGITVYKDAAPAGVTPNAAIVVVGESYFTHGTEWDKEKPYLPGDPIGPAHDAKWGNQYGVITGFKAQGIPTTTVLILPRPYILTNVVPQTNALLAAYRPGDMGGYAIADLLFGDVLPRGQLPWQLPRSMSQLGTDVPNNQLEKWDLPFDLGATEAQRTTIRQKIAAGEHILPVYGDPLFQYGAGIQGFGLTDSTPPAAFTLQTPANGTTITGTRPPFAWTASSDAQTGIQKYELFIDGVLIPSATTKGTTAAVPGLALANGNHTWYVKAYNWANGTTTSATYTFTLSDTTAPAAFSALVPAAGATAPADPTQFIWEQTTDVGAGVSKYVLIVDNVDRTPAITGTAYTGITTNLALGKNAAASSSEFGSPNDAVDGNLATRWSSLATGASPDTATFTVDLGGIYSIKRVLINWEAAYGVKYVIEASLDGTTWKALYTENAGNGATDDLTGLSGVGRYVRMRGVQRATVFGYSFWEFQVYGVGTEQTSISGLANGAHTWRVRAVDGANNTTLSNGPISFTK, encoded by the coding sequence ATGAATTCAATCTCTCATCTCTACCAATGCGCGCGCAGCGCTTGGAGCCGGTGGGCATGCGCATACGCGAGCGCCCTGCTCGTGGGCCTGATGGCGTTCTCGCCAGCGGCCGCGCAAGCCCAAGTCAATCTCGCCAAGGGAAAGACCGTCACCACGTCCTCGAACGATGGCGTGTTCACAGGTCCCTCCGCCGTCGATGGTGACGCTGGGACCCGGTGGAGCAGTGGCTTCACCGACAATGAATGGATTTACGTGGACCTTGGTGCGTCTACCTCCATCAGCCGGGTGACGCTCAACTGGGAGACCGCCTACGGCAAGAGCTACAAGATCCAGGTCTCCGCCAATGCGACGACCTGGACGGATGTGGCCACCGTCACCAACGGGGATGGCGGCATCGACGACCTGACCGTGTCTGGCACCGGCCGCTACGTGCGCATGCTCGGCGTGCAGCGCGCCATCGGCTACGGCTACTCGCTGTGGGAGTTCGAGGTCTATGCCAGCGGCGGTGGCGGTAGCACCGGAGACCTGGCCAAGGGCAAGCCCGCCACGGCCTCGAGCATCGAGAACGCCGATCCCAACCTCGCCCCCGCCTACGCGTTCGACGGCAACGCGGGCACCCGCTGGTCCTCCGTCGCGGCCGATCCCCAGTGGATCCGCGTGGACCTGGGCTCGGCCCAGCAGATTGGCCAGGTGGTGCTCGACTGGGAGGGCGCCTATGGCAAGACGTACACCATCGACGGTTCCACCGATGACGTGAACTGGACCACGCTCGCCTCCATCTCCAGTGGGGCGCCGGGCCGTGAGGAGATCAACGTCTCGGGCACCGCGCGCTACGTGCGCATGCGCGGCACGGAGCGTGGCACGGGCTATGGCTACTCGCTCTGGTCGTTCGAGGTCTACAAGTCCGGTGGCGGCACCACGCCCCCGCCGCAGTCGGGCAACCAGACCATCAAGCTGACGTTCCCGGATGTGGCCTACGCGAAGATCAACGTCTCGCCCACGCCGCTCAGCGTCTCGCCCACGCCCCCCGAGGGCCTGGCGACGCCGTCCGTCGTGAACAAGGGTGTCTTCACCTACTCGCTCACCTTCCCGGCCAACACCACGGTGACGATGTCCAAGAACCAGTACTCAGGCTCCGTCCCCAACACCGACATCCGCCTGGTGGTCACCACGTCCTCGGGCACCCAGCGCGCCCAGACCGTGACGGCGCTCGCCGTGCAGGATGCGCAGTGGCAGGTGGAGGTGTTCTCCACGGGCACCACGCCGCCTCCTTCGGGCGGCCCGATCATCCCCGATCCGTACGTGCGGCCGGCCCCGCCGCCCACCGCGGGCGCGTTCGCGGTGAACGCTCCGGCCGATGGCGCGATGATCACCAACACCCGCCGCCCCACCCTCTCGTGGGCCGCCGTCACTGGCGCCTCCAGCTACAAGGTCTACGTCAACATCACCCGCAACGACTACGACTGGATGGCCCCGGGCAACCTGCTCAACCGCTTCACCGAGGTGGGCAACGTCACGGGCACGTCCTTCACCTTGAACCAGGACCTCGTCGACCGGTGGACATACAAGTGGTACGTCGTGGCCCAGCTGTCGGGCGGGAGCACCAGCCGCTCCAACCTGCGCACCTTCAGCGTCTACCTGCCCAAGGTCGAGACCGCCAACGACGGCGTCAACCTCATCAACGGCATGCGTGACCTGAACAAGAACGGCACCATCGAGCCGTACGAGGATTGGCACAACCCGATCGCCACGCGCGTCAACGACCTGATGGGCCGGCTGACGCTGCACGAGAAGGCGCTGCAGCTGTTCTTCAACGCCAAGGAGTTCCCCGGCGCGGGCTTCACCATGGGCCCCCTGTCCACGGAGGACATCACCAACTTCCAGGTGACGGCCGCCAGGACGCGCCTGGGCATCCCGATCGTCGACGCGGGTGACTCCATCCACGGCTTCAAGACGAGCTGGCCCACGCAGCCGGGCCTGGCCGCCTCGCGCAACGTCCAGAACGCCTGGGAGATGGGTGACATGCAGCGGCGCGAGCAGATCGCCGTGGGCAGCCGCGGCACCCTGTCGCCGCTCGCCGAGGTGGGCACCAAGGTGCTCTACCCCCGCATCCAGGAAGGCAGCGGCGAGGACGCGGATTTGGCCGCGGGCCTCACGCGCGCCCTCATCGCCGGCTTGCAGGGCGGCCCCGAGGTCAACCCGCACTCCGTGTGGGTCACCACCAAGCACTGGCCGGGCCAGGGCGCCGGTGGCGAGGGTGGCATCGTCTATGACGGCACCACCATCCACTACCACATGCGGCCGTGGCACGCGGCCATCGAGGCCAACACCTCGGGCATCATGCCCGGCTACGCCGGCAGCTCGCTGCTGGGTCCCGAGGGCGGTGGCGCCGGTGACAACGTGGGCATCCTCAACTACCTGCGTCAGAACATGGGCTACACCGGCATCATCTGCACGGACTGGCTGCCCGACAGCGCCTGGATCAACGCGGCCAAGGCCGGCTCCGACGTGATGGGTGGCGCCAACCCGGGCCAGATGGGCAACTTCGAGACGTCGGTTCCGATTGCCCGCCTCGACGAGGCCGTCCGCCGCGTCCTGGATCTGAAGTTCCGCCTGGGCGTGTTCGAGGATCCGTACCGCGAGGGCGCCGCCGGCACCTCGGCCTGGCACACCGCCGACAACAAGTTCCTGGCTCGCCGCGCCTCCCAGGAGTCGCTGACGCTGCTCAAGAACGATGGGGCCCTGCCGCTGCGTCTGGGCGCGGGCTCGCGGATCGTCGTTGCTGGCCCGCGCGCGGATGACCCGTCCTGCATGGTCACCTGGCGTTCGGACTTCCACGGCACCGAGTTCGGCGACCCGACCATCTACCAGGCCATCAAGGCGCGCGCCGAGGCCGCGGGCATCACCGTCTACAAGGATGCGGCGCCGGCGGGGGTCACCCCCAACGCCGCCATCGTGGTGGTGGGTGAGAGCTACTTCACCCACGGCACCGAGTGGGACAAGGAGAAGCCCTACCTGCCGGGCGATCCGATTGGCCCCGCGCACGATGCCAAGTGGGGCAATCAGTACGGTGTCATCACCGGCTTCAAGGCGCAGGGCATCCCCACGACGACGGTGCTCATCCTGCCGCGGCCCTACATCCTGACCAACGTGGTGCCGCAGACCAACGCGCTGCTGGCGGCTTACCGTCCCGGTGACATGGGTGGCTATGCGATCGCCGACCTGCTGTTCGGCGACGTGTTGCCGCGGGGCCAGCTGCCCTGGCAGCTGCCGCGCTCCATGAGCCAGCTCGGCACCGACGTGCCCAACAACCAGCTGGAGAAGTGGGACCTGCCGTTCGACCTGGGCGCCACCGAGGCCCAGCGCACCACCATCCGCCAGAAGATCGCCGCCGGTGAGCACATCCTGCCCGTCTACGGCGACCCGCTCTTCCAGTACGGCGCGGGCATCCAGGGCTTCGGGCTGACCGACTCCACCCCGCCCGCGGCGTTCACCCTCCAGACGCCCGCCAACGGCACCACCATCACCGGCACGCGGCCTCCGTTCGCGTGGACGGCGAGCAGCGACGCGCAGACCGGGATCCAGAAGTACGAGCTCTTCATCGACGGCGTCCTCATCCCCTCGGCGACGACCAAGGGGACGACCGCAGCCGTTCCGGGCCTGGCGCTCGCCAATGGCAACCACACCTGGTACGTGAAGGCATACAACTGGGCCAACGGTACCACCACCTCGGCCACGTATACCTTCACGCTGAGCGACACCACGGCGCCCGCGGCCTTCTCCGCGCTCGTCCCAGCGGCGGGCGCTACGGCCCCTGCCGATCCCACGCAGTTCATCTGGGAGCAGACCACCGACGTGGGCGCTGGCGTCTCCAAGTACGTCCTCATCGTGGACAACGTGGACCGCACGCCCGCCATCACGGGCACGGCCTACACGGGCATCACCACCAACTTGGCGCTCGGCAAGAACGCGGCGGCCTCTTCCTCCGAGTTCGGCAGCCCGAACGACGCGGTGGATGGCAACCTGGCCACGCGCTGGTCCAGCTTGGCCACGGGTGCCAGCCCGGACACCGCCACCTTCACGGTGGATCTGGGCGGCATCTATTCCATCAAGCGCGTGCTCATCAACTGGGAGGCCGCCTACGGCGTGAAGTACGTCATCGAGGCCTCGCTGGATGGCACCACCTGGAAGGCGCTCTACACGGAGAACGCCGGCAACGGGGCCACGGATGACCTGACCGGCTTGAGCGGTGTGGGCCGGTACGTGCGGATGCGCGGCGTGCAGCGCGCCACCGTGTTCGGGTACTCGTTCTGGGAGTTCCAGGTGTATGGTGTGGGCACGGAGCAGACCTCGATCAGCGGTCTGGCCAACGGGGCTCACACTTGGCGGGTGCGTGCGGTGGATGGTGCGAACAACACCACCTTGTCCAACGGGCCCATCTCCTTCACGAAGTAG
- a CDS encoding M17 family peptidase N-terminal domain-containing protein, giving the protein MRLALKQELLTLGLALTLAAPLPGFAAGTTTPEKRFETPVGIALSVKQIGPVTQTTDLQIICVLKHDPAGDQYIEAMQDFNDKQGGLLSSLRERGEFVGELGETFLYTPPPRSITPKRVLLIGIGEAKELSLDRLRLVGRIALREAVRLGVKHVSFAPTLRDQGSSVIDVGEGDAAVVEQMLLAYDTEKRLQQQGLAPKLRLSSWVIEAGPKYFEGVNTHVGDAIKAAGEQIQQRDSKPYVNAAPAAK; this is encoded by the coding sequence ATGCGCCTTGCGTTGAAGCAGGAGTTGCTCACCCTCGGTCTTGCCCTCACCCTGGCCGCGCCTCTGCCGGGCTTCGCCGCCGGTACCACGACGCCCGAGAAGCGTTTCGAGACCCCGGTGGGAATCGCTTTGTCTGTCAAGCAGATCGGCCCCGTCACGCAGACCACGGATCTACAAATCATCTGTGTGTTGAAACATGATCCCGCGGGTGACCAATACATCGAGGCAATGCAGGACTTCAATGACAAGCAAGGCGGATTGCTCTCGTCCTTGCGGGAGCGTGGCGAGTTCGTGGGGGAGCTGGGCGAGACTTTCCTCTACACGCCGCCGCCCCGCTCGATTACCCCGAAGCGGGTGCTGCTGATTGGCATTGGAGAGGCCAAGGAGCTGTCGCTGGACCGGCTGCGCCTCGTGGGCCGGATCGCGCTGCGCGAGGCCGTGCGCTTGGGGGTGAAACACGTCTCGTTCGCGCCGACGCTGCGCGACCAGGGCAGCAGTGTCATCGATGTGGGCGAGGGGGATGCGGCGGTGGTGGAGCAGATGCTGCTGGCCTACGACACGGAGAAGCGGTTGCAGCAGCAGGGGCTGGCGCCCAAGCTCCGTCTCTCGTCCTGGGTCATCGAGGCAGGCCCGAAATACTTCGAGGGCGTCAACACCCACGTGGGCGATGCCATCAAGGCAGCCGGTGAGCAGATCCAGCAGCGCGACTCAAAGCCGTATGTGAACGCGGCCCCCGCCGCCAAGTAG
- the xerD gene encoding site-specific tyrosine recombinase XerD yields MEGFLDTFIAFIRAERGLSGKTVDAYAADLTVYFEDLRARGVLDVARVKQEDVTAHLMQLGARGLSKRSQARHLAAVRGFHRFLIAEKHAEKDPTEDLDTPRSARKLPSFLTLEEVEQLLAAPDERHPTGMRDKAMLELLYATGLRVSELCSLGINDVQLGAGYLVAKGKGSKERVVPVGSVAVEKVQAYLGGPRQHLLGKRQSRSLFITPRGGAFTRQGFWKLLKRYALKAGIRKPISPHKLRHSFATHLVERGADLRAVQAMLGHADLATTQIYTHVNSARLRAVYDEHHPRSETAAPPRPKRRKPGA; encoded by the coding sequence ATGGAGGGGTTCCTGGACACCTTCATCGCCTTCATCCGCGCCGAGCGGGGGCTGTCCGGTAAGACGGTGGACGCGTATGCCGCGGACCTCACGGTCTACTTCGAGGACCTGCGCGCGCGCGGGGTGCTCGATGTGGCCCGGGTGAAGCAGGAGGACGTGACGGCGCACCTGATGCAGTTGGGGGCGCGCGGACTGTCCAAGCGCAGCCAGGCGCGGCACCTGGCGGCCGTGCGCGGCTTCCACCGGTTTCTCATCGCCGAGAAGCATGCGGAAAAGGACCCCACCGAGGACCTGGACACGCCGCGCTCGGCGCGAAAACTGCCGAGTTTCCTCACGCTGGAGGAGGTGGAGCAGTTGCTGGCCGCGCCGGATGAGCGCCACCCCACGGGCATGCGGGACAAGGCGATGCTGGAGCTGCTGTATGCCACCGGCCTGCGCGTGAGCGAGCTGTGCTCGCTGGGCATCAACGACGTGCAGCTGGGGGCGGGCTACCTGGTGGCGAAGGGGAAGGGGAGCAAGGAGCGCGTCGTTCCGGTGGGCAGCGTGGCGGTGGAGAAGGTGCAGGCCTACCTGGGTGGGCCGCGGCAACACCTGCTGGGCAAGCGCCAATCCCGCTCGCTCTTCATCACGCCCCGGGGAGGGGCCTTCACCCGGCAGGGCTTCTGGAAGCTCCTCAAGCGCTATGCCCTCAAGGCGGGCATCCGCAAGCCCATCTCCCCGCACAAGCTGCGCCACTCCTTCGCAACCCACCTGGTGGAGCGCGGGGCGGACCTGCGCGCCGTCCAGGCCATGCTCGGCCACGCGGACCTGGCCACCACGCAGATCTACACCCACGTCAACAGCGCCCGGCTGCGCGCCGTCTATGACGAGCACCACCCACGCAGCGAGACCGCCGCGCCTCCCCGCCCCAAGCGGCGCAAGCCGGGGGCATAG
- a CDS encoding L-threonylcarbamoyladenylate synthase, which translates to MSAPILEVDLHNPQPRHVSRAVEVLSRGGLVAYPTDTYYGLGCDLASKKAIERLYQLKGRDKKKPLSFLCPDLSDVAKYAHVSNFAYRTMKGLTPGAFTFILEATRIVPDMMMSRQKQVGIRVPDAPLARALAAGLGRPLVTTSASDEEGEPLIDARDIKERLGHGLDLILDGGVTLIEPSTVVSLIGDSIEILRQGKGQLDA; encoded by the coding sequence ATGTCGGCACCCATTCTCGAGGTCGATCTCCACAATCCCCAGCCCCGCCACGTGAGCCGGGCCGTGGAGGTGCTGTCTCGCGGGGGGCTCGTCGCCTATCCCACGGACACCTACTACGGGTTGGGGTGTGACCTGGCGTCGAAGAAGGCCATCGAGCGGCTGTACCAGCTCAAGGGCCGCGACAAGAAGAAGCCGCTGTCATTCCTGTGCCCGGACCTGTCGGACGTGGCGAAGTACGCCCACGTGAGCAACTTCGCCTACCGCACCATGAAGGGGCTGACGCCCGGGGCCTTCACTTTCATCCTCGAGGCCACGCGGATCGTCCCGGACATGATGATGTCGAGGCAGAAGCAGGTAGGCATCCGCGTGCCGGACGCCCCGCTGGCGCGCGCGCTCGCGGCGGGCCTCGGCCGGCCGCTCGTCACCACCTCCGCCAGCGACGAGGAGGGCGAGCCCCTCATCGACGCCCGGGACATCAAGGAGCGGCTGGGCCATGGGTTGGACCTCATCCTGGATGGGGGCGTGACGTTGATAGAACCCTCCACGGTGGTGTCGCTGATCGGCGATTCGATCGAGATTCTCCGCCAGGGCAAGGGCCAGCTGGACGCCTGA
- a CDS encoding cation:proton antiporter encodes MIGAIIRLALLVMLLAGISRAQLWRVDSGTPVLLAAGALLLCGLFAGKVAKGVGLPRLTGYLLVGVAVGPYAMGFIPGEGVKGLELVKGLAVSLIALVAGTELHLGLIRRVGTKVAVLCATVCGITFGVCFAVIFALKPVLPFLTLMTVPQALAVSALVSTVVVSFSPTVTIAIVQETSARGPFTEFLMALVIIGDLFVMVAFALAAGITRASFGGGFDVGGLLSGVGWELFGSVGVGAVLALGMLVYMRRVKRELPLFLVGICFAAAEGGTRLHLSPLLVALAAGALIANLDERQSRNIHHAIQFAGLPVFALFFAAAGAGLKLDTLMTVGPAALLLVVLRAVAILLACRRFAPAEDPRLRRYLWMGLISQAGVTFGLAALVSRTFPDFGPQVEVLIVAMITTHELVGPVLTRRALERSGETRGDERPRTA; translated from the coding sequence ATGATCGGCGCCATCATCCGGCTGGCGCTGCTGGTGATGCTCCTCGCGGGCATCTCCCGCGCCCAGCTCTGGCGCGTGGACTCGGGCACGCCGGTGCTCCTGGCGGCGGGGGCACTGCTGCTGTGCGGGCTGTTCGCCGGCAAGGTGGCCAAGGGGGTAGGGCTGCCGCGCCTGACGGGCTACCTGCTGGTGGGGGTGGCGGTGGGGCCCTATGCCATGGGCTTCATCCCGGGCGAGGGGGTCAAGGGGCTGGAGCTGGTGAAGGGGCTGGCGGTGAGCCTGATCGCGCTGGTGGCCGGCACGGAGCTGCACCTGGGGCTCATCCGCCGGGTCGGCACCAAGGTGGCCGTGCTGTGCGCCACGGTGTGCGGCATCACCTTCGGGGTGTGCTTCGCGGTGATCTTCGCCCTGAAGCCGGTGCTGCCCTTCCTGACGCTCATGACGGTGCCGCAGGCGCTGGCCGTCAGCGCGTTGGTGTCCACGGTGGTGGTCTCCTTCTCGCCCACGGTGACGATCGCCATCGTGCAGGAGACCTCCGCGCGGGGCCCCTTCACCGAGTTCCTCATGGCGCTGGTCATCATCGGCGACCTGTTCGTGATGGTGGCCTTCGCGCTGGCCGCGGGCATCACCCGCGCCAGCTTCGGGGGCGGTTTCGATGTGGGCGGGCTGCTGAGCGGGGTGGGCTGGGAGCTGTTCGGCTCGGTGGGGGTAGGGGCCGTGCTGGCGCTGGGAATGCTCGTCTACATGCGGCGGGTGAAGCGGGAGCTGCCCCTGTTCCTGGTGGGCATCTGCTTCGCGGCGGCGGAGGGCGGCACGCGGCTGCACCTGTCCCCCCTGCTGGTGGCGCTGGCGGCCGGGGCCCTGATCGCCAACCTGGACGAGCGCCAGAGCCGGAACATCCACCACGCCATCCAGTTCGCGGGCCTGCCGGTGTTCGCCCTCTTCTTCGCCGCGGCCGGGGCGGGGCTGAAGCTGGACACGCTGATGACGGTGGGCCCGGCGGCGCTGCTGCTGGTGGTGCTGCGCGCGGTGGCCATCCTCCTGGCCTGCCGCCGCTTCGCGCCCGCCGAGGATCCCCGGCTGCGGCGCTACCTGTGGATGGGGCTCATCTCCCAGGCGGGCGTCACCTTCGGGCTGGCGGCCCTGGTCTCCCGCACCTTCCCGGATTTCGGCCCCCAGGTGGAGGTCCTCATCGTGGCGATGATCACCACCCACGAGCTGGTGGGCCCAGTCCTCACCCGGCGTGCCCTGGAGCGCAGCGGCGAGACACGGGGAGACGAGCGCCCCAGGACAGCGTAA
- a CDS encoding general stress protein, with the protein MSDKDNKGSMTVAEAGRKGGETVRNERGREFYETIGRKGGATVKAERGRSFYEEIGRKGGETVKAERGAKFYEEIGKKGGDRVKATRGPNFYEEIGRKGGQKVKKLIEEGKRAARAAMAQPEQPAAAPETAGAAPVPAPTEGQEPQRE; encoded by the coding sequence ATGTCGGACAAGGACAACAAGGGCAGCATGACGGTGGCCGAGGCGGGACGGAAAGGTGGAGAGACCGTCCGCAATGAGCGCGGCCGCGAGTTCTACGAGACGATCGGCCGCAAGGGAGGCGCCACCGTGAAGGCCGAGCGCGGCCGCTCCTTCTACGAGGAGATTGGCCGCAAGGGCGGCGAGACCGTGAAGGCCGAGCGCGGCGCGAAGTTCTACGAGGAGATCGGCAAGAAGGGCGGCGATCGCGTGAAGGCGACGCGAGGGCCGAACTTCTACGAGGAGATTGGCCGCAAGGGTGGGCAGAAGGTGAAGAAGCTCATCGAGGAGGGCAAGCGTGCGGCCCGGGCGGCGATGGCTCAGCCTGAGCAGCCCGCCGCGGCGCCGGAGACGGCGGGAGCCGCCCCGGTGCCGGCTCCCACCGAGGGCCAGGAGCCCCAGCGCGAGTAG
- a CDS encoding N-acetylmuramoyl-L-alanine amidase → MRTRLVLCLLLLSSVAAAAKQDAAETAYQEARTAYYALKGDAARRKLRHHWLSVAHRFEAVASEHPKSTRAPDALFTAGELMNELSRISFLPEDQQAAITDYTKLMEAHPRHRLADDAAFLLARIYLERQDQPESARRVLSASLAVSSQGDRTREIKELLASLPPAKTPPARKPAAPTVAEAPAARHDTATPSLVDAISKVSRDTPPAKPPPEPIVVPVKLSEPPATAAAPSAPASAPAPITAPPAPPPAVAAAPPKPSEAKPKPVAETPAPPATASLDKLMPETRLKSAAKMSRQTELTLVEQLGLKVRRVVIDPGHGGHDTGAIGHEHTREKDITLAISLKLAAELRERGLEVLLTREEDRYVRLEDRAAFANEARGDLFISIHCNSATNRKLRGVETYTLNLSSDRYSIRLAARENASTEKGISDLQFILADLATKANTGESTRLASQVQKSLVGQLSKDFKGTRDLGTKEALFYVLLGAKMPAILVETAFLSHAEEEKRLASPEYQDTVAKSIAQGVEDFLNGRNQLAKIN, encoded by the coding sequence ATGCGCACCCGGCTCGTTCTCTGCCTCCTGCTGCTGTCGAGCGTTGCCGCCGCGGCGAAGCAAGACGCGGCCGAGACCGCCTACCAAGAGGCGCGGACGGCCTACTACGCCCTGAAGGGCGACGCCGCCCGGCGCAAGCTGCGCCACCACTGGCTCAGCGTGGCCCACCGGTTCGAGGCCGTGGCCAGCGAGCACCCCAAGAGCACACGGGCCCCGGACGCGCTCTTCACCGCGGGCGAGCTGATGAACGAGCTGAGCCGCATCTCCTTCCTCCCGGAGGATCAGCAGGCGGCCATCACCGACTACACGAAGCTGATGGAGGCCCACCCCCGGCACCGGCTCGCGGATGACGCGGCGTTTCTCCTGGCGCGCATCTACCTGGAGCGTCAGGACCAGCCCGAGTCCGCCCGCCGGGTCCTGTCCGCCAGCCTTGCCGTCTCCTCCCAAGGGGACCGGACCCGCGAGATCAAGGAGCTGCTCGCCTCGCTGCCCCCGGCCAAAACGCCGCCCGCGCGCAAGCCGGCCGCGCCCACGGTGGCCGAGGCCCCCGCCGCCCGCCACGACACGGCCACGCCCTCCCTGGTGGATGCCATTTCGAAGGTGAGCCGGGACACCCCGCCCGCCAAGCCCCCGCCGGAGCCCATCGTCGTCCCGGTGAAGCTGTCCGAGCCCCCGGCCACGGCCGCCGCCCCGTCGGCTCCAGCCTCCGCCCCCGCCCCCATCACCGCCCCCCCGGCCCCCCCGCCCGCCGTCGCCGCGGCACCGCCGAAGCCCAGCGAGGCGAAGCCGAAGCCCGTGGCCGAGACACCGGCCCCGCCCGCCACGGCCTCGCTCGACAAGCTCATGCCCGAAACGCGTCTCAAGAGCGCGGCGAAGATGTCGCGCCAGACGGAGCTGACGCTCGTCGAGCAGCTCGGCCTCAAGGTGCGCCGCGTCGTGATTGATCCGGGCCACGGGGGCCATGACACCGGCGCCATCGGCCATGAGCACACGCGCGAGAAGGACATCACGCTCGCCATCTCCCTGAAGCTCGCCGCCGAGCTGCGGGAGCGCGGCCTGGAGGTGCTCCTCACGCGTGAGGAGGACCGCTACGTGCGGCTGGAGGACCGCGCGGCCTTCGCCAACGAGGCCCGGGGCGACCTCTTCATTTCCATCCACTGCAACTCCGCCACCAACCGCAAGCTGCGCGGGGTGGAGACCTACACCCTGAACCTCTCCTCGGATCGCTACTCCATCCGCCTCGCCGCGCGGGAGAACGCCTCCACCGAGAAGGGCATCAGCGACTTGCAGTTCATCCTGGCGGACCTGGCCACCAAGGCGAACACGGGCGAGTCCACGCGCTTGGCCTCCCAGGTCCAGAAGAGCCTCGTGGGCCAGCTGTCCAAGGACTTCAAGGGCACGCGGGACCTGGGCACCAAGGAGGCCCTCTTCTACGTGCTGCTGGGGGCCAAGATGCCAGCGATCCTCGTCGAGACGGCCTTCCTGTCCCACGCCGAGGAGGAGAAGCGGCTGGCCTCTCCCGAGTACCAGGACACCGTGGCGAAATCGATCGCTCAGGGCGTCGAGGATTTCCTCAACGGCCGGAACCAGTTGGCGAAGATCAACTGA
- a CDS encoding DUF3592 domain-containing protein, with protein MQFVIPHAPRPVRFTQVPGAIGRLLRTLALGLGFMAVLGAAASGVGRFFLRESAFLSQAQEVRGLIAGVRLPPAEERADAEATLEVLYSHKGMQYSASGVRTSAEYAEGLGHGAEVLLLVDPSQPDRPREARFTRGRAGAVHLLPWALGVGALGALALFLWELRRTLRAEVEPLRLGALVWLTPEGPLPETRKEVVFPATYWRQDVKHAVRARARPGRAPVRKGDKVLAAVVPRQPRWVRVIDEDLARTLGWIR; from the coding sequence GTGCAGTTCGTCATTCCCCACGCACCTCGCCCGGTCCGGTTCACCCAGGTTCCGGGGGCCATCGGGCGGTTGCTGAGGACGCTTGCCCTGGGGCTGGGGTTCATGGCGGTGCTGGGCGCGGCGGCGTCCGGGGTGGGGCGCTTTTTCCTTCGGGAGAGCGCCTTTCTCTCCCAAGCCCAGGAGGTGCGGGGCCTGATCGCGGGCGTGAGGCTTCCCCCCGCCGAGGAGCGGGCGGACGCGGAGGCCACCCTGGAGGTGCTCTACAGCCACAAGGGCATGCAGTACTCCGCCAGTGGGGTGCGCACCTCCGCCGAGTACGCCGAGGGGCTTGGCCACGGGGCGGAGGTGCTGCTGCTCGTGGACCCCTCGCAGCCCGATCGTCCCCGCGAGGCCCGCTTCACCCGGGGCCGCGCCGGGGCGGTTCACCTGTTGCCGTGGGCCCTGGGGGTGGGCGCGCTGGGCGCCCTGGCCCTGTTCCTCTGGGAGCTGCGCCGCACCCTGCGCGCGGAGGTGGAGCCCCTGCGCCTGGGCGCGCTGGTGTGGCTCACCCCGGAGGGCCCTCTGCCCGAGACGCGGAAAGAGGTGGTCTTCCCCGCCACGTATTGGCGGCAGGACGTGAAACATGCCGTCCGGGCGCGGGCCCGTCCTGGCCGGGCGCCGGTCCGCAAGGGCGACAAGGTGCTGGCCGCCGTGGTGCCCCGGCAGCCCCGCTGGGTCCGCGTGATTGACGAGGATCTGGCCCGGACGCTGGGGTGGATCCGCTGA